CTTTTGTTTTTGTTACATATTCGGACCAAAAAGATGTCCTTTCTTTTTCCAGTACAAGATAATCAATAATCCTACCAGCATGCCGCCCACATGGGCAAAATGTGCCACATTGTCGCCCGGCCGGTTGCTGATGCCGGAAAAAAGTTCCAAAAGGCCATAGCCAATAACAAACCATTTGGCTTTGATAGGGATGGCAAAATAGAGATAAATGAGCGTGTTGGGGAACATCATTCCAAAAGCAAGCAGTAAACCGAAAATAGCTCCTGAAGCACCGATGACGACCATTTGGTTCAGCATTTCTTCTTTGTAAGTCGATAAAAAGCTGATGATTTGCTGAATGTTAGCAGGGCCTGCAGAACCGGCAGCCAATAAATCCACATTATGATTGAAAAGGTTGATGTCGCTTTGTGATAAGGTGGTGGTGAGTGCATTCAGATGGAAACTGTAATGCTGGAAATAAGCTTCAATTCCCTGTACCGTAGGATGGGCAATGATGGCATTCAGCATGTCCAGATTACCGCGAAGTTCAAAATGGATCCAAAAGATGTAAACCACTGCCGAACCTAATCCGGTCAGGAGATAAAACACCAGGAATTTTTTTCCGCCCCAGACATTTTCAATGACGTTACCAAACATCCACAAGGCAAACATGTTAAAGAAAATGTGAGCCCATCCGCCATGCATGAACATGTAGGTGACGAACTGGTAAATTCTAAATCCGGGAGCCCCCGGATAATGTAAACCGAGGATACTGATAAGATCAATTCCGTATTTGGCCAAAGCCAGTGTGGCCAGAAAAAACAATCCGTTAATGATCAGCAGGTTTTTGACCACGGGGGGCAAAATCCTGAAACCTGTCGGGCTGTATTGTTGCATCGTTTTCTTGTTTTTAAATTAAAAAATTACCCTTTCAAAAACTGTTCCAGCTTTTCCATCGGAATAATGGAAAGGGTTTTGCTTCCGTCCGGAGCCTGTTCAGGCAGCTGACAAAGGAAAAGTTTATTGAATAAATCGGCCATTTGCTCATTGTTAAGAATGGTGCCGTATCGTATAGCCAGTTGTGTGGCCATGGTACGTGCCATCCGGATGTGGATGTCTCTGCCCGGTTTTCCGCTTTCTTTTTTAAAATCTTCGATGATTCTTTCCAGTGTTTCTCCGGTTTTGCTGCTGTCGAAGTTTTCCGGAATTCCTTTAACCACAATCCGGTTGGTGCCGAAACTTTCCCACATGAATCCCAGCTGTTCCAGTTCGGTTCTGAGTTCTTTCAGGATAGAGATGTCACCGGCAGAAAAGTGAAAATCCTGGGGAAAGAGTTGTTGCTGTGATGCCGGTTTTTGTCCTTGCAGCTGTTCCAGAAAAAATTCATACAAAATACGTTGATGGGCCCGGTTCTGGT
The sequence above is drawn from the Candidatus Sulfidibacterium hydrothermale genome and encodes:
- a CDS encoding rhomboid family intramembrane serine protease codes for the protein MQQYSPTGFRILPPVVKNLLIINGLFFLATLALAKYGIDLISILGLHYPGAPGFRIYQFVTYMFMHGGWAHIFFNMFALWMFGNVIENVWGGKKFLVFYLLTGLGSAVVYIFWIHFELRGNLDMLNAIIAHPTVQGIEAYFQHYSFHLNALTTTLSQSDINLFNHNVDLLAAGSAGPANIQQIISFLSTYKEEMLNQMVVIGASGAIFGLLLAFGMMFPNTLIYLYFAIPIKAKWFVIGYGLLELFSGISNRPGDNVAHFAHVGGMLVGLLIILYWKKKGHLFGPNM